One part of the Arabidopsis thaliana chromosome 1 sequence genome encodes these proteins:
- a CDS encoding Pseudouridine synthase family protein (Pseudouridine synthase family protein; FUNCTIONS IN: pseudouridine synthase activity; INVOLVED IN: pseudouridine synthesis, RNA modification; LOCATED IN: cellular_component unknown; EXPRESSED IN: 22 plant structures; EXPRESSED DURING: 13 growth stages; CONTAINS InterPro DOMAIN/s: Pseudouridine synthase, catalytic domain (InterPro:IPR020103), Pseudouridine synthase I, TruA, N-terminal (InterPro:IPR020094), Pseudouridine synthase I, TruA, alpha/beta domain (InterPro:IPR020097), Pseudouridine synthase I, TruA (InterPro:IPR001406); BEST Arabidopsis thaliana protein match is: Pseudouridine synthase family protein (TAIR:AT1G20370.1); Has 35333 Blast hits to 34131 proteins in 2444 species: Archae - 798; Bacteria - 22429; Metazoa - 974; Fungi - 991; Plants - 531; Viruses - 0; Other Eukaryotes - 9610 (source: NCBI BLink).): MLTTTTDEEIDLSCDGGVTEPQKVAIIFAFCGVGYQGMQKNPGAKTIEGELEEALFHAGAVPESIRGKPKLYDFARSARTDKGVSAVGQVVSGRFIVDPLGFVNRLNSNLPNQIRIFGYKHVTPSFSSKKFCDRRRYVYLLPVFALDPISHRDRETVMASLGPGEEYVKCFECSERGRKIPPGLVGKWKGTNFGTKSLDFQSDISSNNSSALRSDIKIEALSSNLAGLCSVDVEVGRIQEDSCKLNTNSSETKVKSKFCYGEKEKERFSRILSCYVGSYNFHNFTTRTKADDPTANRQIISFTANTVINLDGIDFIKCEVLGKSFMLHQIRKMMGLAVAIMRNCASESLIQSAFSK, translated from the coding sequence ATGTTGACAACTACCACCGATGAGGAAATAGACTTGTCCTGCGACGGAGGTGTCACGGAGCCTCAAAAAGTTGCTATAATCTTCGCGTTTTGTGGTGTAGGATACCAAGGAATGCAAAAGAATCCCGGCGCGAAAACCATTGAAGGCGAGCTCGAAGAAGCTTTGTTTCATGCCGGAGCTGTACCGGAGTCCATTAGAGGCAAGCCAAAACTATACGATTTCGCACGATCTGCACGGACAGATAAAGGAGTTAGTGCTGTTGGACAAGTAGTTTCAGGTCGCTTTATCGTTGATCCACTTGGATTCGTGAATCGTCTCAATTCAAATCTCCCTAATCAGATTAGAATCTTCGGTTACAAGCATGTAACGCCGTCGTTTAGCTCCAAGAAGTTTTGCGATCGAAGAAGGTATGTGTATCTGCTTCCAGTGTTTGCTCTTGATCCAATCTCGCATCGTGATAGAGAAACAGTAATGGCTAGTTTGGGTCCGGGAGAGGAATATGTTAAGTGCTTTGAGTGCTCAGAGAGAGGTCGTAAGATTCCTCCAGGTCTTGTGGGTAAATGGAAAGGTACCAACTTTGGGACTAAATCATTGGATTTTCAGTCAGACATTTCGTCGAACAACTCTAGTGCATTAAGAAGTGACATCAAGATTGAAGCTTTGAGTTCTAATTTAGCTGGCTTATGCTCAGTAGATGTTGAAGTAGGTAGGATACAAGAAGACAGTTGTAAATTGAATACAAATTCATCAGAGACTAAGGTAAAGAGCAAGTTTTGTTATGgtgaaaaggaaaaggaaaggTTCAGTAGAATACTAAGTTGTTATGTTGGATCATATAATTTCCATAACTTCActacaagaacaaaagcagaTGATCCGACTGCGAATCGTCAAATCATCTCCTTCACTGCTAATACTGTGATTAATCTTGATGGGATTGACTTTATCAAGTGTGAAGTCTTAGGCAAAAGCTTTATGCTTCATCAGATTCGGAAGATGATGGGTCTTGCTGTTGCAATCATGCGGAATTGTGCTTCTGAATCACTTATCCAAAGTGCTTTCAGCAAGTAA
- a CDS encoding Pseudouridine synthase family protein (Pseudouridine synthase family protein; FUNCTIONS IN: pseudouridine synthase activity; INVOLVED IN: pseudouridine synthesis, RNA modification; LOCATED IN: cellular_component unknown; EXPRESSED IN: 22 plant structures; EXPRESSED DURING: 13 growth stages; CONTAINS InterPro DOMAIN/s: Pseudouridine synthase, catalytic domain (InterPro:IPR020103), Pseudouridine synthase I, TruA, N-terminal (InterPro:IPR020094), Pseudouridine synthase I, TruA, alpha/beta domain (InterPro:IPR020097), Pseudouridine synthase I, TruA, C-terminal (InterPro:IPR020095), Pseudouridine synthase I, TruA (InterPro:IPR001406); BEST Arabidopsis thaliana protein match is: Pseudouridine synthase family protein (TAIR:AT1G20370.1); Has 3359 Blast hits to 3090 proteins in 1171 species: Archae - 124; Bacteria - 1897; Metazoa - 335; Fungi - 288; Plants - 173; Viruses - 0; Other Eukaryotes - 542 (source: NCBI BLink).): MLTTTTDEEIDLSCDGGVTEPQKVAIIFAFCGVGYQGMQKNPGAKTIEGELEEALFHAGAVPESIRGKPKLYDFARSARTDKGVSAVGQVVSGRFIVDPLGFVNRLNSNLPNQIRIFGYKHVTPSFSSKKFCDRRRYVYLLPVFALDPISHRDRETVMASLGPGEEYVKCFECSERGRKIPPGLVGKWKGTNFGTKSLDFQSDISSNNSSALRSDIKIEALSSNLAGLCSVDVEVGRIQEDSCKLNTNSSETKVKSKFCYGEKEKERFSRILSCYVGSYNFHNFTTRTKADDPTANRQIISFTANTVINLDGIDFIKCEVLGKSFMLHQIRKMMGLAVAIMRNCASESLIQSAFSKDVNITVPMAPEVGLYLDECFFTSYNRNFEDSHEEVSMEAYKEEAEAFKLKHIYSHIGATERKYGNMALWLHSLNYRNYPDLNFGSCGQNTDQVLVHKKIDERASHSL; encoded by the exons ATGTTGACAACTACCACCGATGAGGAAATAGACTTGTCCTGCGACGGAGGTGTCACGGAGCCTCAAAAAGTTGCTATAATCTTCGCGTTTTGTGGTGTAGGATACCAAGGAATGCAAAAGAATCCCGGCGCGAAAACCATTGAAGGCGAGCTCGAAGAAGCTTTGTTTCATGCCGGAGCTGTACCGGAGTCCATTAGAGGCAAGCCAAAACTATACGATTTCGCACGATCTGCACGGACAGATAAAGGAGTTAGTGCTGTTGGACAAGTAGTTTCAGGTCGCTTTATCGTTGATCCACTTGGATTCGTGAATCGTCTCAATTCAAATCTCCCTAATCAGATTAGAATCTTCGGTTACAAGCATGTAACGCCGTCGTTTAGCTCCAAGAAGTTTTGCGATCGAAGAAGGTATGTGTATCTGCTTCCAGTGTTTGCTCTTGATCCAATCTCGCATCGTGATAGAGAAACAGTAATGGCTAGTTTGGGTCCGGGAGAGGAATATGTTAAGTGCTTTGAGTGCTCAGAGAGAGGTCGTAAGATTCCTCCAGGTCTTGTGGGTAAATGGAAAGGTACCAACTTTGGGACTAAATCATTGGATTTTCAGTCAGACATTTCGTCGAACAACTCTAGTGCATTAAGAAGTGACATCAAGATTGAAGCTTTGAGTTCTAATTTAGCTGGCTTATGCTCAGTAGATGTTGAAGTAGGTAGGATACAAGAAGACAGTTGTAAATTGAATACAAATTCATCAGAGACTAAGGTAAAGAGCAAGTTTTGTTATGgtgaaaaggaaaaggaaaggTTCAGTAGAATACTAAGTTGTTATGTTGGATCATATAATTTCCATAACTTCActacaagaacaaaagcagaTGATCCGACTGCGAATCGTCAAATCATCTCCTTCACTGCTAATACTGTGATTAATCTTGATGGGATTGACTTTATCAAGTGTGAAGTCTTAGGCAAAAGCTTTATGCTTCATCAGATTCGGAAGATGATGGGTCTTGCTGTTGCAATCATGCGGAATTGTGCTTCTGAATCACTTATCCAAAGTGCTTTCAGCAA GGATGTGAATATAACTGTACCAATGGCGCCAGAAGTTGGACTTTATCTGGACGAATGCTTCTTCACGTCTTATAACAGAAACTTTGAAGACAGTCATGAAGAAGTGTCCATGGAAgcatacaaagaagaagctgaagcatTCAAATTGAAGCATATCTATTCTCATATCGGCGCTACAGAGCGAAAATACGGAAATATGGCTCTTTGGTTACATTCCTTGAACTATAGAAACTATCCAGACCTAAACTTTGGCAGCTGTGGACAAAACACAGACCAAGTTCTTGTTCATAAGAAAATTGATGAAAGAGCAAGTCATAGTCTCTAA